A stretch of Amycolatopsis balhimycina FH 1894 DNA encodes these proteins:
- the aceB gene encoding malate synthase A: MSSEVQVLGDPVERGDEILTPAALEFLAGLHDAFAGRRDELLQARGKRREEARTTGRLDFLPETKEIREGDWKVAGAPEALRDRRVEITGPTDRKMTINALNSGAKVWLADLEDANTPHWANVVSGQVNLYDAVRETITLESGGKSYALKDGVEHATIVVRPRGWHLPESHLTFGGREGVGALVDFGLHFFHNAAELIERGKGPYYYLPKMESHLEARLWNDVFTHAEKTLGIEHGTVRATVLIETIPAAFEMEEILYELREHASGLNAGRWDYLFSVIKYFRDAGEKFVLPDRNSVTMTAPFMRAYTELLVRTCHKRGAFAIGGMAAFIPSKDPETNKGAFEKVHADKSREAGDGFDGSWVAHPGMVELCKEEFDQVLGEKPNQLDRTRDEVSVTADQLLDVASTPGGATAAGLRAAVDVGVRYIASWLGGNGAAAIHNLMEDAATAEISRSQIWQWVKNGTTLDSGDTVTAELVRGVLADVRGELAGELKPELLEPAVELFEQVALADEFPDFLTLPAYERIK; encoded by the coding sequence ATGTCTTCTGAAGTCCAGGTGCTGGGCGACCCGGTCGAGCGCGGCGACGAGATCCTCACGCCGGCGGCGCTCGAGTTCCTCGCCGGCCTGCACGACGCCTTCGCCGGCCGCCGCGACGAGCTGCTCCAGGCGCGCGGCAAGCGCCGCGAAGAGGCCCGGACCACCGGCAGGCTCGACTTCCTGCCCGAGACCAAGGAGATCCGCGAAGGCGACTGGAAGGTCGCCGGCGCTCCGGAAGCTTTGCGAGACCGCCGCGTCGAGATCACCGGGCCGACCGACCGCAAGATGACCATCAACGCGCTCAACTCCGGCGCGAAGGTCTGGCTCGCCGACCTCGAAGACGCCAACACGCCGCACTGGGCGAACGTCGTGTCCGGCCAGGTCAACCTGTACGACGCCGTGCGCGAGACGATCACCCTCGAAAGCGGCGGCAAGAGCTACGCGCTCAAGGACGGCGTCGAGCACGCCACCATCGTGGTCCGCCCGCGCGGCTGGCACCTGCCCGAGAGCCACCTCACCTTCGGCGGCCGCGAGGGCGTCGGCGCGCTCGTCGACTTCGGCCTGCACTTCTTCCACAACGCCGCCGAGCTGATCGAGCGCGGCAAGGGCCCGTACTACTACCTGCCGAAGATGGAGAGCCACCTCGAAGCGCGGCTCTGGAACGACGTCTTCACCCACGCCGAGAAGACCCTCGGCATCGAGCACGGCACCGTCCGCGCCACCGTGCTGATCGAGACCATCCCGGCCGCGTTCGAGATGGAGGAAATCCTCTACGAGCTGCGCGAGCACGCGTCCGGCCTCAACGCAGGCCGCTGGGACTACCTGTTCAGCGTCATCAAGTACTTCCGTGACGCGGGCGAGAAGTTCGTGCTGCCGGACCGCAACTCCGTCACCATGACCGCGCCGTTCATGCGCGCCTACACCGAGCTGCTGGTGCGCACCTGCCACAAGCGCGGCGCGTTCGCGATCGGCGGCATGGCCGCGTTCATCCCGAGCAAGGACCCCGAGACCAACAAGGGCGCTTTCGAGAAGGTCCACGCGGACAAGTCGCGCGAGGCCGGCGACGGCTTCGACGGCTCGTGGGTCGCGCACCCGGGCATGGTCGAGCTGTGCAAGGAGGAGTTCGACCAGGTCCTCGGCGAGAAGCCGAACCAGCTCGACCGCACCCGCGACGAGGTCAGCGTCACCGCCGACCAGCTGCTCGACGTCGCTTCGACGCCGGGTGGGGCGACGGCGGCGGGTCTGCGCGCCGCCGTCGACGTCGGCGTCCGCTACATCGCGTCCTGGCTGGGCGGCAACGGCGCGGCGGCCATCCACAACCTGATGGAGGACGCGGCCACCGCCGAGATCTCGCGCTCGCAGATCTGGCAGTGGGTCAAGAACGGGACCACTTTGGACAGTGGCGACACGGTCACGGCGGAGCTGGTGCGCGGCGTGCTGGCGGACGTCCGCGGCGAGCTGGCGGGCGAGCTCAAGCCGGAGCTGCTGGAGCCGGCCGTGGAGCTGTTCGAGCAGGTCGCACTGGCTGACGAGTTCCCCGACTTCCTGACGCTGCCCGCGTACGAGCGGATCAAGTAG
- a CDS encoding DUF6986 family protein: MRLPEDVYDAADARLAEADARVAASYPGERPGRQPVHTVYVPASRYKTRLVADWGKQAMRVFIEHGDLLGADADVYERVRAKLLTEPIEDLRIDFEDGYGRVPDDVEDAAALAAGQTLATTGGTPFCGIRFKSFEAATRRRGIRTLDLFLTGLLENGPLPPGFVVTLPKVTAVEQVSVAAEVLARLESAYGLPGNTLRFEVQIETAQSIVDVDGTLSVARIVQAAAGRCSGLHYGTYDYSAGLGIAAAYQSMEHPAADLAKGLMQVAAAGTGVRLSDGSTNRLPIGDALPSAWAEHLRLVRRSLERGFYQGWDLHPHQLPTRFAATYTFYRSGFPEAVDRLRAYAEKTSGGVLDEPATAQALAVYLLRGLDCGALDESELAFGRPELEKYALRLA, from the coding sequence GTGCGGCTTCCCGAGGACGTCTACGACGCCGCCGACGCGCGCCTGGCCGAGGCCGACGCGCGCGTCGCGGCGTCGTACCCCGGGGAACGCCCGGGACGGCAGCCGGTGCACACGGTGTACGTCCCGGCGTCGCGGTACAAGACGCGCCTGGTCGCCGACTGGGGCAAGCAGGCGATGCGGGTCTTCATCGAGCACGGCGATCTGCTCGGCGCCGACGCGGACGTCTACGAACGCGTGCGGGCCAAGCTGCTCACCGAGCCGATCGAGGACCTGCGGATCGACTTCGAGGACGGCTACGGCCGGGTGCCGGACGACGTCGAGGACGCCGCCGCCCTGGCCGCCGGGCAGACCCTGGCGACGACCGGCGGGACGCCGTTCTGCGGCATCCGCTTCAAGAGCTTCGAAGCGGCGACGCGCCGGCGGGGGATCCGCACGCTGGACCTGTTCCTCACCGGGTTGCTGGAGAACGGGCCGCTGCCGCCCGGGTTCGTCGTCACGCTGCCCAAGGTGACGGCGGTCGAGCAGGTCTCGGTGGCCGCGGAAGTCCTGGCGCGCTTGGAATCCGCGTATGGCCTGCCCGGAAACACGCTGCGCTTCGAGGTCCAGATCGAGACGGCTCAGTCCATTGTGGACGTCGATGGGACGCTCTCGGTGGCGCGGATCGTGCAGGCCGCCGCGGGCCGGTGTTCGGGACTGCACTACGGAACCTACGACTACAGCGCGGGCCTCGGCATCGCGGCGGCGTACCAGAGCATGGAGCACCCGGCAGCCGACCTGGCCAAGGGACTGATGCAGGTCGCGGCGGCGGGCACGGGCGTCCGGCTCTCGGACGGCTCGACCAACCGCCTCCCGATCGGCGACGCGCTGCCCTCGGCGTGGGCGGAACACCTGCGCCTGGTGCGCCGCTCCCTGGAGCGCGGCTTCTACCAGGGCTGGGACCTCCACCCGCACCAGCTGCCGACCCGCTTCGCGGCGACCTACACGTTCTACCGCTCAGGGTTCCCGGAAGCGGTGGACCGGTTGCGCGCGTACGCGGAGAAGACGTCCGGAGGCGTGCTGGACGAACCGGCGACGGCGCAGGCGCTGGCGGTGTACCTGCTGCGTGGTCTCGACTGCGGGGCGCTGGACGAGAGTGAGCTGGCGTTCGGCCGTCCGGAGCTGGAGAAGTACGCGCTCCGGCTCGCGTGA